The Oceanibaculum nanhaiense genome includes the window GATACCGGTCACGAGGTGGCCGCGCCGCCGCTGCTGGACAGCACCGGTGCACCGCTGGCGCTGGAAAATCTGCGTGTGCTGCCGGGCCCCGGCGCCGGTCGGGCGATCCGCCAGCGTTTCAGTGATGAGCGCTTCGGTAACGGCGAATGACGGTTCTCGCGGCAGCCGCGCCCCCCGCCGAACCTATCTTCTCCATCCTGCGCCGCATCCAGAAACTGGCAACGCCGACGGCGCTGCTGGCCTTCCTGCAGATCGCCGCGCAGTTGCTGGAAACCTGGATCGCCGCCCGGCAGGGCACGGCGGCGCTGGCCGGCTGGGCCGTGGTGCTGCCCTTCGCGCTGCTGATGCAGCAGATGTCGGCGGGCGCCATGGGCGGCGGTGTGGTGTCCGCCATCGCCCGCGCGCTGGGCGGCAACCGCGAGCAGGAGGCCTCCTCTCTGGTGCTGCACGCGGCGCTGATCGCCATCATCGGCGGCGGGCTGTTCGCCCTTGTGCTGGCGGTGTTTCCCCTCACCCTTCTCGGGCTGATCGCCGGGCCGGTGGCGGCGGAGGCCGCCGCTCCTTATGCGATCTGGCTGTTCGGCGCGGGCGCCATTCCGCTGTGGCTGGCCAACACGCTGGCCTCGGTACTGCGCGGCGGCGGACGGCACGGGCTGGCGGCCCGCGTGCTGACGCTGGGCTATATCGTCTATCCGCCGCTGTCCTGGCTGCTGGCGGAGCCGCTGGGCATGGGGCTGGCTGGCATCGGCGCCGCATTCGCGCTGGTGTTCTGGGCCTCGGCGCTGGCGATGGTGCTGGTGGTGCTGCGCGGCGGTGCCGGGTTCACCCCCTCCTTGCGCATCCGCCCGTCTGGCCCCCTGTTCACCCGCATATTGTCGGTCGGGCTGGTCGCCTGCGCGCTGGCCTCCGTCGCCAATCTGACGACCATCCTGGTGACGGCGCAGATCGCGCATCACGGGCCGGCGGCGGTGGCCGCCTACGGCATCGCGGCACGGCTGGAATTCCTGATGATCCCGCTGGCCTTCGGCGTCGGCTCGGCGCTGACCGCGCTGGTCGGCCGTGCCGTCGGGGCCGGCGACTGGCAGAATGGCCGGCGCATCGCCTGGACCGGCGGGCTGCTGGCCTTCGCGATGGCGGGTGCCGCCGGCCTTGCCGTCGGTCTCGCGCCGCACACCTTCGCCAGTGCCTTCAGCGACGACCCGGCGGTCATCGAGATCGCCGCACGCGGCCTCGCCTATACCGGCTTCGCCTTCGGCGGCTTCGGCCTCGGCATGGCGCTCTATTTCGCCGCGATGGGCGCCGGGCGGATGCGCTGGGCGGTGGTGGCGGCGTTCTCCCGCATCACCATCGCGGTCGGCGGCGGCTGGCTGCTGGCCAATGTCGCCGGTATGGGACTGGAAGGGCATTTCCTCGGCGTGGCGCTGGGCATCACCGCCTATGGGCTGGTGACCGCCATCGGCGTCAGACCCGGCGTGTGGCGCTAACTCAGGCGGCCAGCGCCTGTTCCTCGCGCAGGATCCAGCCGCCGCCCAGCACGCGCTCGCCGCTGTCGCGGTCATAGAACACGCAGGCCTGCCCCGGCGACACGCCATATTGCGGATCGTCAAAGCTGACGACAGCGCCCGCCGGTGTCGCCCGTATAAAGGCCGGGATCGGCGCCATGGCGCTGCGCAGCTTCACCAGCACCGGCAGGCCCTCGACCGGCGGATGGGCCAGCCAGTTCACCTCGGTCAGGGTGACGCCGGGCTTCGCCAGCGCCTCACGCGGGCCGACCACGACACGGTGCGCCTCCGGCTCGATGCGCACGACATAGAGCGCGTCGGTCGAATCCACACGGCCGCCGATGCCCAGCCCCTTGCGCTGGCCGACCGTGTAATGGATGACGCCGTCATGGCGGCCCAGCACGGTGCCGTCGACATGCACGATCTCGCCGGCCTCCACGGCACCGGGGCGCAGCTTCTGCACCACATCGCCATAGCGCCCGGTGGGCACGAAGCAGATATCCTGGCTGTCCGGCTTGTCCGCCACCTCCAGCCCGAAGCGCTGGGCGAGAGCACGCACCGCCGGCTTTTCCATGCCGCCCAGCGGGAAGCGCAGATAATCCAGCTGCTCCGCCGTGGTCGCGAACAGGAAATAGCTCTGGTCGCGGTTGGCATCGACGGCGCGGCGCAGCTCCGCCCCTGCCGGCCCCATCGCGCGCTGCACGTAATGGCCGGTCGCCAGCACCTCCCCGCCCAGCTCACGCGCGGTCTGCAGCAGGTCGCGGAACTTCACGCGCTGGTTGCAGCGCACGCAGGGGATCGGCGTCTCGCCGCGCAGATAGGCGTCGGCGAAATCGTCGATCACGGCCTCGCGGAAGGCGCTCTCGTAATCCAGCACGTAATGCGGGATGCCCAGCCGGTCGCAGACCTGGCGGGCGTCGTAGATATCCTGTCCGGCGCAGCACGCGCCCTTCTTCTGCAGGGCCATGCCGTGATCGTAGAGCTGCAGCGTGATGCCGATCACCTCATAGCCCTGCTCATGCAGCAGCGCCGCGGTGACGGAGCTGTCCACCCCGCCCGACATGGCGACGACCACGCGGGTATCCTGCGGCCGCTTATCGATCCCGAGAGAATTCATGGGCTGGAATATAATCTATTCCGCGTTCCGGGTCATCGCATCCAGTCCCATCTGCCAGAAGCGTACTTCCAGGCGCGTTGCCTCGGTGAAAGTGCGCGACAGGCTGGGAATGCGCGCCTCGCTGCCACGCTGGGCGAACAGCCGGTCCAGCGTGGCGATGCTGGCCCTGGCGACGCCGACATAATCATCGCCGCCATAGGTCTCGATCCAGTCGCGGTAGGGGTTGCCCTCCAGCTTTGTGCGCGGATCGGCCTTCAGCGCCAGGCCGATCTCCGCATAACCGACGACGCAGGGCGCCAGCGCCACCTGCAGGTCGAGGATATCGCCGGCCATGCCGCGTTCCAGCACATAGCGGGTATAGGCCATGCAGGCCGGGTCTTCCGGCAGCGCCACGACATCGGCCTCGCTCATGCCCCAGCCGGCGCAATAGCGCAGATGCAGGGAGGTTTCAGCCAGAATATGGCCGACCGCATCGTTGGCGGCGCGCATATCCTCCAGCGATTCCGACTTATAGACCGCCAGCGCATAGGCCCGCGCGAAATGGATCAGGAACAGATAGTCCTGGCCGAGATAGTAGCGGAAGGCCGCCTCCGGCAGGGTGCCGTCGCCCAGCCCGCGCACGAAGCGGTGATCGGTATAGTCGCCCCAATGCGGCTGCGCGGCGGCGCGCAGGCGGTCGAACAGGCTGCCCTGGGGGGCCAGCTGCGGGACCAGCGCTTCCGTCATCGGATCAGCCCATCATGTTGTTGGTGCCGGACGGCAGCCGGACGGTGAGGCCGTCCAGCTCCTCGGTCATCACGATCTGGCAGCCCAGCCGCGAGGTCTTGGTCAACCCGAAGGCGAGATCGAGCATGTCCTCCTCATCTTCGCTGACTTCTTCCAGCCGATCGTAATCGGCGGGATCGACGATGACATGGCAGGTCGAGCAGGCGAGCGAGCCTTCGCAGGCGCCCTCGATATCGATGCCGTTGCGATGTGCGACCTCCAGCACGGAAAGGCCGACCGGGGCCTCGACCTCGTGCCGCGTACCGTCGGGATCGATGAACACCATCTTCGGCATGCTGCCTTCCTCAAACGCGCTGTCGATTGTGACGAAAGAACCGGGTGGGGTTAGGAACGGGTCGGTTTATCAGGCACCCTAGATGGGTGCAATCCCCGCCATGGCAAGGCCTCTCACGAGGCCACTGCCATCGGCCGCAGCCGCCGGGCGGTCTGCGACCAGGCGGCAAGGAACGCGTCCACATCCGCCGCCATGCTGGTCCAGCCGAAGCTGACGCGGATGGCGCCGCCGGCGATCCCGGGCGGCAGACCCATCGCCGCCAGCACATGCGAGGCTGTGACCTTGCCCGAGGAACAGGCGGAACCGGCACTGACCGCCACGCCGGCGAGATCGAGCGCCATGACGATATTCTCCGCCTTCATGCCGGGCAGCGCGATGCAGCTGGTGTTCGGCAGGCGCGGCATGTCTTGTCCGACGATGACCGCCTGCGGCGTCGCCGCCAGCACGCCCGCTTCCAGCGCGTCGCGCCAGACGGCCAGCGCCTGCACCCGGTCGATATCCGCCGCCACCCGCGCCGCCGCGCCGAAGCCGGCAATGCCGGGCAGATTCTCGGTACCGCCGCGCAGCCGCCGTTCCTGACCGCCGCCGCGCTGGATCGCCGCCAGATCGAGACCGGGGCGGATATAAAGCGCACCGACGCCCGGCGGCCCGCCGATCTTGTGGCCGGAGAGGCTCATCAGATCGACGCCCAGTGCCGTCACATCGAGGGGCAGCTTGCCGGCGGCCTGGATGGCGTCGCAATGGATCAGCGCGCCATGGCGGCGCGCGATCTCGCGCGCCTCGGTCACCGGCTGCAGGATGCCGGTCTCGTTGTTCGCCAGCATCAGCGAGATGATGGCCGGGCGGCTGTCTGACGCCAGCAGCGCGTCCAGCGCCCCGAGATCGAGCACGCCGTCCGACGTTACCGGCACGGGCTCAGCCTGCGGATGCACGGCACGCACGGAATCATGCTCGATGGCGGAATAGAGGATGCGCGGGCGGCCGCTGCCCAGCAGCGCCAGCGCGTTCGCCTCGGTGCCACCGCTGGTGAAGACCAGCCCGGCAGGATCGCCGCCGATCAGCGCCGCTACCTCGCGCCGCGCCTGTTCCAGCCGCTTGCGGGCGGTGCGACCGGCGGCATGGACGGAGGATGGATTGCCGCCCTCCTGCATCGCCGCAAGGACGGCCTGCATCGCCTCCGGCCGTACCGGCGTGGTCGCGTTATGATCAAGATAGGTAATGGCCATTTTCTATTCGGCGGCGGCGCCCATCGTGGGCTTTGGCGCCATCGCGGGCGGAAAACCCGTGGACCGCACCTGCCGCGCCACCACATCCTGCAGGCTGACGGATCCGAGATAGAGGTGGATCTGGTTGCCCAGCTCCTCCCACAGATCATGGGTCAGGCAGCGCGCCTTGTTGCTCTTGCAGCCAGCCGGCGATCCCGGCGTACAGCGGGTGGCGCGGATCGGCTCATCGACCGCCAGAATAACATCGGAAACCCGCGTCTCCTCGGGCGTGCGGGCCAGCAGATAGCCCCCGCCCGGGCCGCGCACGCTGCGTACCAGGCCGCCACGCCGCAGCTTGGCGAACAGCTGTTCGAGATAGGAGAGCGAAATTTCCTGCCGTTCCGCGATGTCGGCAAGCGCGATCGGCTGGCCCTCGCTGGTGGCCGCCAGATCGACCATCGCCATGACGGCATAGCGTCCCTTGGTGCTGAGCTTCATGGAAGCGCCTCCCTAATTTCCGTCGCGCGACGCCGCGTGACTGCGCCCGTTGCTTGCCTTTTTCGCCACCGGAGCGGCACTGCCCTCCAACTCCACGACACGCGCCTTCAGCGCCGTTACCTCGCCCAGCAACCCGTCCAGCGCGCGGGCCACCGGGTCCGGCATATCCACCGAGGTGCCATAGGCGCAGAACGCATCCTCCTGCTTCGACCGGCTGATCGCCACCTGGGCCGGGATGCCGACCACCGTGACGCCTTCCGGCACATCCTTCAGCACCACGGCGTTAGCGCCAACGCGCGCGCCCTTACCGACGGTCAGCGGGCCCAGCACCTGCGCGCCGGAGCCGACGATGACGCCGTCGCCCAGCGTCGGATGGCGCTTGCCCTGATGCAGCGAGGTGCCGCCCAGCGTGACGCCCTGATACAGGGTGACATCATCGCCGACCTCCGCCGTCTCTCCAATCACCACGCCCATGCCGTGATCGACGAAGAAGCGCCGGCCGATGGTGGCCCCCGGATGAATCTCGATGCCGGTCAGCACCCGGCCGATATGCGACAGGAAGCGGCCCAGCAGCCGCCAGCCGCGCCGCCAGGCGGCATTGCCGATGCGGTAGAACAGCAGGGCATGAAAGCCCGGATAGCACAGCATGACCTCGATCCGGGACTTCGCCGCCGGGTCGCGCGCCATGATGGCATCGATATCCTCACCGAGTTTCTTGAACATTGCCCACCCCAGCATGATATAGTCCCGGCCCGCCAAAGGATGCGCCGGGCCATGCGGCCAGCGCGGCCGGCAAGCGCACACTTAGTCGATATAGAATGTCCCAGTTATGCGATCAAGTATTGTGCGCCGCTTTTACGGGAAACAGCGGTGCAAGTCCGACTCCATTGGTCGGCTTAATGCGGGCACCACGCATATGAGGAGAACGCAAGGCCCATGCCCGAAGTGATTTTCAACGGTCCGGAAGGACGGCTTGAGGGGCGTTACCAGCACGGCAGCCAGCCCAACGCGCCGATTGCGCTGATGCTGCACCCGCACCCGCAGCATGGCGGGACGATGAACAACAAGATCGTCTATTCGCTCTATCATAATTTCGTGCAGCGCGGCTTTTCGGTCCTGCGCTTCAACTTCCGGGGCGTTGGCCGCTCGCAGGGCGTCTATGACCGCGGCGAGGGCGAGCTGTCGGACGCCGCCTCGGCGCTGGACTGGCTGCAGACCTACAACCCCAATGCCGGCCAGTGCTGGATCGCCGGCTTCTCCTTCGGTGCCTGGATCGGCATGCAGCTGCTGATGCGCCGGCCGGAGATCAGCGGCTTCATCTCAGTGGCGCCGCCCGCCAACAATTATGATTTCACCTTCCTTGCCCCCTGCCCGGCCTCCGGCCTGGTGGTGCAGGGCACGGCCGACGATATCGTGCCGCAGGAATCGGTGAAGAAGCTGGTCGACAAGCTGTCGCATCAGCGCGGCATCACCATCGATTACCGGCTGGTCGAGGGCGCCAACCATTTCTTCACCGGCCAGCTCGACGAGATGATCGGGCATGTCGATAATTATCTCGACAAGGCGCTGGTGAAGACCGAAGCCTGATTCCAATCAGGGCTGATTCAGCACCCCGCCCGGCAACGGGTGGGGGACACCTGTAGTGCCCGGAAAACTGAGCGGCAGCCCGGCCAGCGACCGCACCGCCAGATAGGCGAAGGCGTGCGCCTCCAGCGCATCGCCGTCCCAGCCCAGTTCTTCCGTTGCCTGTACCGGCACATCCAGCGCGGCGCGCAGCCCTTCCATGATGACCGGGTTGCGCCGCCCGCCGCCGGTGACGATCCAGCGCAGCGGCGGCTGCGGAAACCAGTCGGCGGCCTTGGCAACACAGGCCACGGTCAGCGCCGCCAGCGTCGCCGCGCCATCCTCCAGCGACAGGCCCTCGGCAAGGGTGGCAGAGAAATCGTCACGGTCCAGCGACTTGGGCGGTCGGCGCTGGAAATACGGCCCTTCCAGCACCGTATCGATGCGCACCCGGTCCACCTTCCCCTGCGCTGCCAGTCTTCCATCCTCGTCGCAGGCGGCACCGGTGTGACGGTGCACCCAATCATCGATCAGCGCATTGCCCGGCCCGGTATCGAAGGCCAGCAAATCGGTCTCGCCGCCGATCCAGGTGACATTGCCGACCCCGCCCAGATTGAGCATCGCCACCGGGCGGCCGAGATGCGCCGTCAGCGCCGCGTGATAGGCCGGTGCGAAAGGGGCGCCCTCACCGCCCGCCGCCACATCGGACGTACGGAAATCATTGACCACCGGGATGCCGGTCAGGCCGGCCAGCAGCGCGCCATCGCCGATCTGCAGCGTCCGCCCTTTGCCGGGCTGGCCCTGTGCCGGCTGATGCAGGATGGTCTGGCCATGAAAGCCGACGACATCGATTTCCGCCGCCGCCATCCCGGTCTCGCTCAACAGCCGCGCCACCGCCTCGGCATGGCGCTCGGTCAGCGCGCGTGCCACCCCGGCGATATCGGCCCCTTCCGGCGCACCCATCACGCCGCGCAGGCGCGCCCTGAAGCCCGAATCATAGGGCAAGGTCAAGGCCGGTCCCAGCGTCTCGATCCGGTGCCCGTCACTGGTCAGGATCGCGGCATCGATGCCGTCCATCGAGGTGCCGCTCATCAGCCCGATTGCCGTCTTTACGGTCATGCGCCTTGCTCTTCCTTCGGGAAATCAATGCCCATCTAACGGGGCCGGCGGACAGGATGCAAGCCGGCTTCCAGTGGCCGGCTTGTTCGGATAATCTCGCCGCCATGACGCACGATTATATCGACAGCTATTACAGCCGCACCCTGGCCGACGATTATCGCCGCGCACCCCTGGAGGGCGAGGTGGAGGCGGATGTCTGCATTATCGGCGGCGGCATGGCCGGCCTCGCCACCGCGCTCGGGCTGGCCGAACGCGGTGTGACCAACGTGGTCGTGCTGGAAGGCAAGCAGGTCGGCTTCGGCGCCTCGGGGCGCAATGGCGGCTTCGTCTCGGCGGGCTATTCCCTCAGCCCGGCCGCCATCGTGAAGCGCGTCGGCGTGGAGAATGCGAAGGCGCTCCTCGGCCTCACGCAGCAGGCGATGGACGTCATCCGCCGCCGCGTCGATCAATATGCCATGCCCTGCGGTCCGCTGGTCCACGGCAAGCTGAACATTTCCTGGTTCGACCGGCCGAAGGAGCAGAAGGCCAACATCGCCTTCATGAACCAGACGTTCGGCACCAAGCTGGAATTCTGGCCGCGCGCCAGGGTCCGCGACCTCTATCTGTCGAAGCGCTATTTCGACGCGATCCATAATCCCGACAGCTTCCACTTCCATTCGCTGAACTTCACGCGCGGCACGGCGGCCGCCGCCGAAGGGCTGGGCGTGCGGATCTTCGAGGACAGCCCGGCGACCGGCCTCAGCCTCGATGGCGATGTGAAGCGCATCCGCACGGCGCGCGGCACGGTGAAAGCGAAGCAGGTGGTGGTGTGCACCAGCGGCTACCTGAACTGGATGCTGCCGCGCCTGCGCCTCTCCATCCTGCCGATCGGCACCTATGTCATGCTGACCGAACCGCTGGGCGACCGCCTGAAAACCGCGATCCGCGCCAACCATGCGGTCTCCGACAACCGCTTCGCGCCGGATTACTACCGCGCGCTGCCCGACAGCCGCATCCTGTGGGGCGGGCGCATCAGCATGGCCACCAACCCGGCCGATCTCGACCGGCTGATGCTGGGCGACATGCTGAAGGTCTATCCGCAGCTTGCCGGCACCAAGGTCGATGTCGCCTGGCCCGGCACCATGGGCTACACCACGCACAAGATGCCGCTGATCGGCGAGCTGAAGCCCGGTGTGTGGGTGAATAGCTGCTTCGGCGGGCATGGCATGTGCGCGACCACGGCGGGCGGCGAGACGGTGGCCAAGGCCATCGCGCTGGGCGACGAGAGCTGGAAGCTGTTCCGTCCCTTCGGCCTCAGCTTTGCCGGCGGCCCCGCCGGTCCGCTGGCGGCACAGGCCGTCTATTGGTACTGGCAGCTGCGCGACCTGATGAAGCGGTGATGGGACAAAGCGGTGACGGGCCGATTGTCGCGGTGCGCAAGCCTGTGCTAAACCGCCGCTCCACACCTTCCTGACCGGCGAGCCCTGCCATGACCAGCCCCACCACCAGCCCGAAGTCCGATTTCCTGCGCACCATCGTCGAGCGCGGCTATATGCACCAGTGCACCGATCTGGAGGCGCTGGACGGCGAAATGGCGAAAGGAACGCCGGTGCCGGCCTATATCGGCTTCGACGCCACGGCGGACAGCCTGCATGTCGGCTCGCTGGTGCAGATCATGATGCTGCGCCAGCTGCAGAAGACCGGTCACAAGCCGGTCGTGCTGATGGGCGGCGGCACCTCGCGGATCGGCGACCCGTCCTTCCGCGACGAGGCGCGCAAGCTGCTGTCCGACGCGGACATCCAGCGCAATCTCGACGGCATCAAGCGCGTGTTCGGCAAGTACCTCACCTTCGGCGACGGCCCGACCGACGCGGTGATGGTCAATAATGCCGACTGGCTGGACAAGCTCGAATACATCTCCTTCCTGCGCGATTACGGACGGCATTTCTCGATCAACCGGATGCTGAGCTTCGAGTCGGTGAAGATTCGCCTTGAGCGCGAACAGTCGCTGAGCTTCCTCGAATTCAACTACATGATCCTGCAGGCCTACGATTTCGTGGAGCTGTGGCGGCGCGATGGCGTGCAGCTGCAGATGGGCGGCTCCGACCAGTGGGGCAACATCGTGAACGGCATCGAGCTGGGCCGCCGGGTCGAGGATGCCGCGCTCTACGGCCTGACCAGCCCGCTGATCACCACCGCATCCGGCGCGAAGATGGGCAAGACCGCCAATGGCGCGGTCTGGCTGAATGACGACCGGCTGTCGCCCTATGATTTCTGGCAGTTCTGGCGCAATACCGAAGACGCCGATGTCGGCCGCTTCCTGCGCCTGTTCACCGAATTGCCGCTCGACGAGATCGCCCGACTGGAATCGCTGGAAGGCGCGGAGATCAACGAGGCGAAGAAGGTGCTGGCCTTCGAGGCGACCCGCCTGTGCCATGGCGAGGAGGCCGCCAATGAGGCCGCCGAGACCGCGCGCCGCACCTTCGAGGAAGGCGCCACCGCCGAAGGGCTGCCGACCGTGGATATCCCGCAGGCGCAGCTGGCCGCCGGCCTGCCAGCCTATGAGGCGCTGCGCCTCGCCGGCCTTGCCGCCTCCAACGGCGAGGCCCGCCGCCTGATCAAGGGCGGCGGCGCCCGGCTGAACGATGCGGTAATCGCCGACGAGAACGCCGCGCTCTCCCCCGCCGATCTGGCCGACGGCGTCATCAAGCTGTCCGCCGGCAAGAAGCGCCACGCCCTGCTGAAGCCAGTTTGAGACAGCCGACCCCTTTCTCCTTCGTCACCCTCGGGTCAAGCCCGAGGGTGACGAAGAAAGAGGAGCGCAGGGCGCAACCTCCTCCCAATCATCCGACAAAATTCAATCTTTTCCTTGAATTGACGGATTTTCTTCTTAGGTATTGACGTACGCGGCCCGTCGCGTGCAGGTAATCCTGCGCAGCATCAGGCCGCATCGCCCGATCCCTTCGATCACGAACGACCAATCCATTACTCCATGAAAAATCGATGACGGACGCAGAAATGCGGGTTCCGGCGGTTATCTTTTTGTCACTATCGGGTCATACTGACCGCAATACTGGCGAGCATGCGAACCTTGCCGGCCGTCATCCGTTTCAAGGACACAGACCAAGGACGGAGAACAGATAAGATGTGCGGCATTGCCGGTGAAATCCGGTTCGACGATCACCCCGCCTCCAGCGCCGCGATTGCGGCGATGACCGACCGGATGGCCCCGCGCGGGCCGGATGGCGAAGGACTGTTCCTGCAAGGGCGCGTGGCGCTGGGACACCGGCGGCTGAAGATCATCGACCTCACCGAGCGTGCGCAGCAGCCGATGGTGGATAACGGCCTCGGCCTCACAATCGTCTTCAACGGCATCATCTATAATTACAAGGAGCTGATGGCCGAGCTGGAGGCCAAGGGCTACCGCTTCTTCTCCACCGGCGACACCGAAGTGGTGCTGAAGGCCTTCCACGCCTGGGGCCCGGACTGCGTGTCGCGCTTCCACGGCATGTTCGCCTTCGCCGTGACCGAACGCGACAGCGGCCGCGTGACGCTGGCGCGCGACCGGCTGGGCATCAAGCCGCTCTATTACGCCGAGACGGCGCACAGCTTCCGCTTCGCCTCCTCCCTGCCGGCCCTGCTGGCCGCCGGGCGGGCATCGGGCGAGCTGGTCGATACCGACATCGACCCGGTGGCGCTGCATCATTACATGAGCTTCCATGCGGTGGTACCGGCGCCCTACACCATCCTGAAGGGTGTGCGCAAGCTGCCGCCGGCGACCCTCATGATCATCGAGGCGGATGGTGCGCGAAAGCAGCACCGCTACTGGCAGCCGGATTTCGTGCGCCACGCCGACGAGGCCAAGCTCAGCTTCGAGGACTGGCAGGAAAAGACGCTGGACGCGCTCACCCTCGCGGTGAAGCGCCGGCTGGTCGCCGACGTACCGGTCGGCGTGCTGCTGTCCGGCGGGCTCGATTCCAGCCTGGTGGTCGGACTGCTGGCCAATCTGGGCCAGCAGGATCTGAAGACCTTCTCCATCGGCTTCGAGACGGTGGGCGAGGAACGCGGCGACGAATTCCAGTATTCCGACATCGTGGCGAAGCATTTCGGCACCGACCATCACCAGCTGTTCGTCGATTCCAGCCGCGCCCTGCCGGAGCTGCAGAACTGCATCGCCGCCATGGCCGAACCGATGGTCAGCCACGATGCCATCGGCTTCTACCTGCTCTCCCAGGAGGTGGCGAAGCATGTGAAGGTGGTGCAGAGCGGCCAGGGGGCGGACGAGGTGTTCGCCGGCTATCACTGGTACCCGCCGCTGATGAACAGCACCAACCCGGTCGAGGATTACGCCCGCGTATTCTGCGACCGCACCCATGCGGAATTCGGTCAGGCGGTCGATCCGCGCTTCGTGGATGGCGACCACAGCCGCGCCTTCATCGCCGAGCATTTCGGCATGGCCGGCGCCGATACGGCGGTAGACAAGGCGCTGCGCCTGGATACCGGCATCATGCTGGTCGATGACCCGGTGAAGCGCGTCGATAACATGACCATGGCCTGGGGGCTGGAGGCGCGCGTGCCGTTCCTCGACCATGAGCTGGTCGAGCTGGCCGCCCGCATCCCGCCGGAGATGAAGGTCGAGGGCGACGGCAAATACGTGCTGAAGGAAGCCGCCCGCAAGGTGATCCCCAAGGAGGTCATCGACCGGCCGAAGGGGTATTTCCCGGTGCCGGCGCTGAAATATCTGCGCGGTCCGTTCCTGGAGATGGTGCGCGACGCGCTGACCTCGCAGGCCGCGCGTGACCGCAAGCTGTTCAACCCGGCCTATGTCGAGACCCTGCTCAAGGATCCTGACGCGCATCTGACGCCGCTGCGCGGTTCCAAGCTGTGGCAGTGCGCCCTGCTGGAGCTGTGGCTGCAGCAGAACCAGGCGTAAGCCCCCTTCCCTGAGAATGGTAGGACAAGAAGCATGACCGCTCGGACCAGCGCCCGCCCCGCCCCGCCCCGCCGCCAGCGCGGCGGCAATGAGCGGCTGCAGCGCCACACCGCCGTCAGCCTGCGCGAATCGGCCCGTCAGGGCGACCGCATCAAGGGTGAGGAATGGCCGCACGACGTCGCCATCGATTGCGGCTGGGGGCGGCTGATCTTCGCCCATACCTTCACCGATCAGGACAGCCTGGTCGAAGCGCTGCGCGCGGAACCGGCCGGCCAGCGCGATATCGCCATCTATGTGCATGAACCGCATGTGATGCTGGCCAAGGCGCCGCAGGCGCTGTTCCTCGACCCGTCGCACACCTACCGGCTGCAGATGTCGGCCTACCGGCCGGCACAGCGCCGCCCCAAGGGCTTTGCCGTGCGCCGGCTGCGCACCATCGCCGACGCGCAGGCGGTGAACGACATCTATGCCGCGCGCGGCATGGTGCAGGTCGATCCCGGCTTCTTCTGGACCAACCGGATGAAGAAGCACATGACCTTCCTGG containing:
- a CDS encoding cysteine desulfurase family protein, with product MAITYLDHNATTPVRPEAMQAVLAAMQEGGNPSSVHAAGRTARKRLEQARREVAALIGGDPAGLVFTSGGTEANALALLGSGRPRILYSAIEHDSVRAVHPQAEPVPVTSDGVLDLGALDALLASDSRPAIISLMLANNETGILQPVTEAREIARRHGALIHCDAIQAAGKLPLDVTALGVDLMSLSGHKIGGPPGVGALYIRPGLDLAAIQRGGGQERRLRGGTENLPGIAGFGAAARVAADIDRVQALAVWRDALEAGVLAATPQAVIVGQDMPRLPNTSCIALPGMKAENIVMALDLAGVAVSAGSACSSGKVTASHVLAAMGLPPGIAGGAIRVSFGWTSMAADVDAFLAAWSQTARRLRPMAVAS
- the mnmA gene encoding tRNA 2-thiouridine(34) synthase MnmA gives rise to the protein MNSLGIDKRPQDTRVVVAMSGGVDSSVTAALLHEQGYEVIGITLQLYDHGMALQKKGACCAGQDIYDARQVCDRLGIPHYVLDYESAFREAVIDDFADAYLRGETPIPCVRCNQRVKFRDLLQTARELGGEVLATGHYVQRAMGPAGAELRRAVDANRDQSYFLFATTAEQLDYLRFPLGGMEKPAVRALAQRFGLEVADKPDSQDICFVPTGRYGDVVQKLRPGAVEAGEIVHVDGTVLGRHDGVIHYTVGQRKGLGIGGRVDSTDALYVVRIEPEAHRVVVGPREALAKPGVTLTEVNWLAHPPVEGLPVLVKLRSAMAPIPAFIRATPAGAVVSFDDPQYGVSPGQACVFYDRDSGERVLGGGWILREEQALAA
- a CDS encoding Rrf2 family transcriptional regulator, yielding MKLSTKGRYAVMAMVDLAATSEGQPIALADIAERQEISLSYLEQLFAKLRRGGLVRSVRGPGGGYLLARTPEETRVSDVILAVDEPIRATRCTPGSPAGCKSNKARCLTHDLWEELGNQIHLYLGSVSLQDVVARQVRSTGFPPAMAPKPTMGAAAE
- a CDS encoding MATE family efflux transporter, coding for MTVLAAAAPPAEPIFSILRRIQKLATPTALLAFLQIAAQLLETWIAARQGTAALAGWAVVLPFALLMQQMSAGAMGGGVVSAIARALGGNREQEASSLVLHAALIAIIGGGLFALVLAVFPLTLLGLIAGPVAAEAAAPYAIWLFGAGAIPLWLANTLASVLRGGGRHGLAARVLTLGYIVYPPLSWLLAEPLGMGLAGIGAAFALVFWASALAMVLVVLRGGAGFTPSLRIRPSGPLFTRILSVGLVACALASVANLTTILVTAQIAHHGPAAVAAYGIAARLEFLMIPLAFGVGSALTALVGRAVGAGDWQNGRRIAWTGGLLAFAMAGAAGLAVGLAPHTFASAFSDDPAVIEIAARGLAYTGFAFGGFGLGMALYFAAMGAGRMRWAVVAAFSRITIAVGGGWLLANVAGMGLEGHFLGVALGITAYGLVTAIGVRPGVWR
- a CDS encoding ferredoxin family 2Fe-2S iron-sulfur cluster binding protein produces the protein MPKMVFIDPDGTRHEVEAPVGLSVLEVAHRNGIDIEGACEGSLACSTCHVIVDPADYDRLEEVSEDEEDMLDLAFGLTKTSRLGCQIVMTEELDGLTVRLPSGTNNMMG
- a CDS encoding alpha/beta hydrolase produces the protein MPEVIFNGPEGRLEGRYQHGSQPNAPIALMLHPHPQHGGTMNNKIVYSLYHNFVQRGFSVLRFNFRGVGRSQGVYDRGEGELSDAASALDWLQTYNPNAGQCWIAGFSFGAWIGMQLLMRRPEISGFISVAPPANNYDFTFLAPCPASGLVVQGTADDIVPQESVKKLVDKLSHQRGITIDYRLVEGANHFFTGQLDEMIGHVDNYLDKALVKTEA
- the tenA gene encoding thiaminase II, with the protein product MTEALVPQLAPQGSLFDRLRAAAQPHWGDYTDHRFVRGLGDGTLPEAAFRYYLGQDYLFLIHFARAYALAVYKSESLEDMRAANDAVGHILAETSLHLRYCAGWGMSEADVVALPEDPACMAYTRYVLERGMAGDILDLQVALAPCVVGYAEIGLALKADPRTKLEGNPYRDWIETYGGDDYVGVARASIATLDRLFAQRGSEARIPSLSRTFTEATRLEVRFWQMGLDAMTRNAE
- the cysE gene encoding serine O-acetyltransferase, which codes for MLGWAMFKKLGEDIDAIMARDPAAKSRIEVMLCYPGFHALLFYRIGNAAWRRGWRLLGRFLSHIGRVLTGIEIHPGATIGRRFFVDHGMGVVIGETAEVGDDVTLYQGVTLGGTSLHQGKRHPTLGDGVIVGSGAQVLGPLTVGKGARVGANAVVLKDVPEGVTVVGIPAQVAISRSKQEDAFCAYGTSVDMPDPVARALDGLLGEVTALKARVVELEGSAAPVAKKASNGRSHAASRDGN